In Rhodothermales bacterium, the sequence CCTGAAGATTGACGGCCGCGCCCGGAGGCGGCGGGACGAAGTTGCCGTCCTGGCTCGTCCGTACGTTAAAGTTCGACGGGTACGAGTTGCGGCGGTCGTTGCGGTAACGCAGCGACACATCGTAGAAGTTGAAGACCGTTTCGCCGCCGTCGGACGATACGAGCCAGTTCGGGCGCTCGCTGCTGATGTCGCGGACCGTGATGGAGGCCCCTTCCAGGCGTACATACTGACCGTTCAGCGACGCCAGGTTGTCCCAGTTGACCTGGACGCCACCTTCATCGTTGATGCTCCGGTTCGCATCCGCCGTCGTGATGACGACCGGATCGAGCAACGAATCGGGGAGCCCGAGATCGCTGTAGGATCCCAGTACTTCGATCGTGGACGGGCCTACCTGCTGGGAGTTACCCCCCGAGCCGGTGAAGGCCGACGCGGTGCCGGTCACCTTGATAACGTCGCCGACGGTGACGTTGATGAGGCCCGTGGTCAGGTACGAACCATCCGCAAGCTGCAAGCCCATGCCGTCATAGCCCATCGACACGGCGGACGTGTCGCGGACGAACACATGCACACGGTCCGGGTTGCCGCCCTGATCATCTTGCGGCGTGCCAAGGCCGGACGAAAGCGGATCGCTGAGCACGACGGCGACGAACTGGACTTCGACGCCTTGCAGGTCGTTCAGCACGAGCGGCTGGATGTCCTGCGACGTCAGCGTGGCGCCGCCGGCGTTGAGCTGGTCGACCTGGTTTTGCGGGATCGCGTTGATATCTCGGATGGTGACCTGCATGGGCTGGGCGATCGCCTGCCCGGCCAGCATCATGCTGACCAGTACCCATAGCGTAATGGTACCTCGTTTTAACATAAACTACCTCGTTTGATGGCGTGGATAGAGCGTTTGCTGTGTTGAGTAATAGTCGTGGAGCGCCTCACTTGATGATGACGAACTTGCCCTGCTGGGTGTCGCCGGAATCGAGGTCGCGCACCGAAAAAAGATACAGGCCGGCCGAGATATTGAGGCCGTTCTCCGAAAGAATATCCCAGGAGTGTTCGCCTCCCGGGAGGATGCGGTTGTCGGCGCTCAGGTTCGCGTACCAGCGGGTGTCGCCGACGTACGTCGCGCTGTCGTGATCGAGCGTGGCCACGATCTCGCCGGCCAGCGTATAGATCCTGATCTCGGCGCGAGGCGGGAGGTTGTAGAAGTTGAGCTTCCGGGTGCGCGAGGAGCCGCCGTCCCAGGCGGCGTTCACCCGGTACGGGTTCGGGTAGACGCCCACCTTCCGGTTCTCCGCCGAGGCCGGCGTGCCCGGGAAAATGCGCACGGCGTTGGCGGTGCGGGAGGACTCGAACGACTCGAGGCCGGCATCGGGATCGCCTTCGTCAAACGCCGTCAGCGTAAAGAGGTACTGCCAGCCGCTCAGCAGATTTTCCGCCTCGAACCGGTACCAGTATTCGGTCGGGTCGCCGTCGAACGTCACCGGGGCGTCGAGGGCCACGGCGTCGAATCCGTTATTGAACCCGGTGCGGTTGCCCGGGCGGTCGTGCTGCGCGATCAGGGTGGCGCGGTTCAGGATGTTGCCCGAAATGTCGTCGCCGGGGTTGCTGCGGTACAGGCGGTACCCCTCAAAGTCCTTCAGCCCCGTAACGGGGTCGACCGACTCCTCGGCGCGCCGGTCCCAGTACAGGACGGTGCGGCTTTCCTGCCGGCCCGTGTCCGGATTGTCGAACCCCTCGAACTCGACGCGAAGCCGCGGCGACGCCGGCGGCTCGGGGATGAGATACCGGTCGAGCCGGCCGTTCTGGTTGGCGTCTTCCTGGGGTTCGAGGATCCCGTTCAGGTTGTTGTCCTCGCCGGCGTACGTGCGCTGCGCCCACAGGATGTTGTTGCGGAGAAAGGCGCGGCTCACGTCGTTGTCGATGCCTTTGCCGCCCTGGCCCTGAAACTCTTCGGGCTTGAGCGCGGCCACGAAGGCGAAGGTGGCCTGGAGCGTGTCGCCGGGAGCGACCCCCACGAACGGACCGATTGAGGAGAGCCCGATCCAGTTGCCGTTGGATGTCTGCCCGTCCGTGCGCAGGCGGGTCTTCCAGGCGTCGATCGCGTCCTCGAGTTCGGTCGTAGTAGGATAGTTGACGGGGTTCGGATAGGGTTCGGCCATGAACCGGTACTTGTCGATGTCGCTCGTCGGCACGGCGAATTCGTTCACGCCGCCGCTGAAAAGCCAGAAGCGCGGGTTGTACGACGGTGCCGGTAGGCCGTCCCGGAGGTATTCGTCGGCCACATTCGGGTGGAAGAACCGCCGCAGTCCCGTGCGCGTGTCCGTCCATTCGGCGCCGAGGAAGGCGACGGCGCCGTAGGTGTTGATCGATTCTTCGGTGCCGCCGGCGTTAAAGGCGTACGAGGTGAACTGGTCCTCCAGATACCCCAGCCCGCCTTTGTTGAAAAAGGCGCTGCCGTTCTCCGTCGTGGTATTGACGTTGCGGACGACGAGGTCGTGGAAGAGGCCTACATAGACGCTGTCCCACGGCGCGTTGCCGATGTTCACGATATCGAAGTTCACGATCGTGAAGTACTCGGTAAACGGGAAATTCCAGGCGTGCGTCTGCTGGGCGACGAGGGCGCCCACCTGCCCGGATACGTCCGGCGTCGGGATGGACGTGCCGGGGAGCACCGCGGCGGTATCGACGAAGCTGGTGTAGAAGTCCTGATGGCTGATGGCGCTGCCGGAAAACGCCTCGGATTCGGGCAGGGTCGATCGTTCGATGATGGGGGAGAACTGCGCCATTTCGTAACCGGCGGCCCCGGGGCGGTATCCGCCGGAGGCCGTCTGCGCTCCCGTGCGAACGGAGACGACGCCGTCGCTCCGCACGACGCCGATCCACAGGCCGGCTTCGAACAGATGCTCGACGCCGGAATCGATCGGGTATTCGAACGAGGGCGCGCCGGCGGGATTGTTGCGGATGTTCGACTGGCCGATGAAGCCGGCGTTCGTGATCGTCAGCCCCATGTTGCCGACGTTTACAACGACCTCCTCAAACGGCGCGCCCTGGCCCAGTACGGGATGGGTTGCGGCGAGACCGGCGATAAACAGACCGGCGAATGCCAGGGTACGCATCATCAGGCACGAGCGGGGAAAACGTGGGGGAAGCGCCTCTCCTGCGGGGGCGCCTCGGACGGATAAAAAGTCGGCTCTAATATAGATCGCACGCCCGAAGGATGCCAAGGTAAAAAATCGTTAACAGGAACCATCGCGGCCTGAAAGACGTGCCGGTACAGGTGTTGTCCCGCGGCACAGAAACGGGCGTTCCCGTCACCCCATCCACGCCTATGCCCATCGCTACCGGTTCGATCTCACGCATGTGTGCTTTCCTCGTGCTCGCGGGCGCCCTCTGGCCGGCGGGTTGCGCTACGCAGCCGGAATCCGATGAGCCCGACCCCACCGCCGGTTATTACACCGACGGCGCGCCGCAATCCCCTGAAGGCAGCGGCCGGTTTTACCTCGGCCGCGAGGTCGCGCGCAGCGGCGACACGCCGGACGTCACGGAGTGGCTCGAACGGCCCGGGCGGGAGGCGGAGGAATTTCCTACCCGGCTGATCCAGGCGCTGGAGCTGGCGCCGGCGGAGATCGTGGCCGATATCGGGGCCGGCACGGGGTATTTCACGTTTCGGATGGCCGCCCAGGTGCCCGAGGGAAAGGTGTATGCGGTGGATATCCAGCCCGCCATGCTCGAAACCATCCGCGAGCGGATGAAAGAGGAGGGGGTTACGAACATCGAGACCGTGCAGGGGACCGCCATGAGCCCCAACCTGCCGGCCGGCAGCGTGGACCTCGCCCTCATCGTGGTGTCCTACCACGAGTTTTCCCATCCGCGCGAGATGATGGAGCACGTGGTGGAGGCCCTCAAACCGGGCGGACGCTTTGTGCTCGTCGAATACCGGGGCGAGGATCCTACCGTACCCGTCAGCGCCGTACGCCGCATGTCCGAGGATCAGGCCATCAAGGAGATGCGCGCGGTGGGCCTCCGGTGGCGCGAGACGAAGGACATCCTTCCCCAGCAGCACTTCATGGTGTTCGAGAAGCCGGATTGAGGCGTGCGCCGGCAAGCCGCCTCGTTATTTTCTATCAAATTTTCAAACGACAGGAACCTGTTTTAATACTCGCTGTAAATTCACACACTCCGCGACACCACATCATATCAAGATCACCCCTTCTCGATCTGTTTCGCGGCGTTTAGTTTGTCCGATCCTTGTCATCTTCTGTCCTGACTTGTAACGCTTCTGGAATCACACGGGAAAAGGTTGTTTTAGATTTTTGTGTGAACGTATATTCGAGCCCCTTTGACGTTCCTTCGGCCAGGAAGCGTTACATCCCTCTGTCATGAAACATCTACATCCCGATGCGTTCGCCGCATCCGCGGAAGGGCCGATGCGTTCCGTCCAGCCTGCTCCTTTCGAGCCTGACTCCTTATTCGGTCGGCTTCATCTGCCGTCGCTCCTCGTCGTGGAGCAGAACCAGGAGACGTCCGAACTCCTGGAGCTATTCCTTTCCCAGGCCTACAACTTGACCGTGGTCCGGCACCACGATCGGGTGACCGATCTCCTCCGCGCCTTCCCGTATCAGCTCGTGTTCATGGGCATCGACGAGGGCTGCGAACAGCCGGCCATCGATGCGCTGCAAGCCTTGCGCCTGGAAGACCGCGCCGGCCGACGCACGCCCGTCGTCGCGTCCGTCTGCTGCCTGGATTCCGAGACCGAACGCCGGCTCTTCAACGCCGGCTTCGACGGGTTCATCAAGCGCACCTTCACGCTCCGCGCCCTGTGCGACATGCTAAACCGCGTCCTGCAACGCGAAAACGCCTTCGCATGACCGGGCAGGCGAAGGCGCCCCCTTAAACCTCGAACCTCACACCTCGAACGCCCCGGCGTCAGCCGGGGTGCACGTACCCCATCGCCATCTCCTGATAGGCGCGCACCTGTTCCTGTTGCCAGCGTTCATCCCGGTGCAGTACGCCGGCGAGCAGGCGCGCCACGTCCGGGGCACAGGCGATGCTCGCGCGGGCATCCAGCAGGAGCGCCCTTGTCCGGCGGGCGAGCACATCCTCGACGCTGCGCGCCATCTCGTGTCGCGCGGCCCAGAGCACTTCGCCTTTCTGATAGGGGAGATTGGGATGCAGCAGGCCCTGACCTTCCGGCGTTTCCTTGCACAGGGTGCGCAGTGCGGGCGCGTCGGCGCCGTAGTGCGCCAGCGGCCCGAACGTTTCGCTGTATTCGTGCCAGCCGTGCAGGTGGAGGGAGGGCGTCACCGTGGGCCGGTCCTCGAGCTGGGCAATGACGGCGGCGTGGTCGACGGTGTCTTCCGCCATCTTGCGGTAGGTGGTCCATTTCCCGCCAGTGATCGTCACGAGACCCGAACGCGATATCTGGAGCGTGTGGTCCCGCGACAGCTCCGCCGTCGTTCCTTCTCCCGCGGAGCGAACGAGCGGCCGCAGGCCGGCGAAGCAGCTGAGCACATCGGAGGGCTCGGGGTCTTTGGTGAGATACCGCTTGGCGTGTTCGAGCAGAAAGGCGAGTTCGTCGGCCAGTGGCCGCGGCTCGAGGGAGGCGTCTGTCATCGGCGTGTCCGTCGTCCCGATGACGGTGCGTTCGTGCCAGGGGATGGCGAAGAGCACGCGGCCGTCGTCGGTGTGGGGCACCATGATCGCGCTGTCGCCGGGGAGGAACGACCGGTCGAGCACGATATGCACGCCCTGGCTCGGCTGGATGATCGGCGCAGCGTCGGCGTCGTCCATCCGGCGGACGCCGTCGCTGAAGACGCCCGTCGCATTGATCACCACCTTCGCCCGGATCTCGTGCTCCGTGCCGGCTTCCCGGTCGCGCAGCCGTACGCCCTTCACTTGATCGTTTTCCTTGATCAGGCCGGTCACCTCCACGTAATTGAGGACCGCCGCGCCGAGATCAACCGCGGTGCGCGCCATCGTGATCGCGAGCCGCGAATCGTCGAACTGGCCGTCGTGGTAGATCGTGCCGCCGCGGAGTCCGTCCGGCTCGATGGTGGGGATGCGCCGGAGCGTCTCCTCGCGGGACAGAAAGCGCGAGGGGCCGAAGCCTTCTTTGCCGGCGAGCATGTCGTAGATCTTCAGGCCGATGCCGTAAAAGGGCCCTTCCCACCAGTCGTAGTTCGGCACGACGAACGGCAGGTTGTGCACCAGATGCGGAGCGTTGCGCAGCAGCCGGCCCCGCTCGCGCAAGGCCTCCACCACCAGCGAGATGTTGCCCTGCTGCAGATACCGCACCCCGCCATGGACGAGCTTCGTGCTCCGGCTCGACGTTCCTTTGGCAAAGTCGTGCTGCTCCACCAGCAGGGTATTGTATCCCCGGGAGGCGGATTCGATCGCCGCGCCGAGTCCGGTGGCGCCTCCGCCGACGATGAGCATGTCCCACGTTTCCGAGCGGTCGGTGAGCCGGCTGATCAGGTCGTCGCGATGCATAGGGTCGTGTCGGTTGGTTCAGGAAAACGTCCCGCAGTATACCGCACGTCGCCGTGCGATGCCACGGGCGCGGGGGTCCGGGGGGAGCAGTACGATCTGGAACGGAGGGAGTAGCCATTCGGCACCCGGGGCGTCCTCCGCGCCGGCGGGGCCGGCGTATGTTGGGAAGGACGTTACACCCCATCCCACGGAAGCCGTCATGCTGCGAGAACTGTACACCATCAAGGGCCGTCTCGGCCGCGAAGCCTATCTGAACCGGTATCTGGCCACGGCCGGCGTGCTCGTCGGCACGCTGCTGGCCTTCGGCTTCCAGGATGCGCTGGGGCTCGGTCATTCCGCTCTCACCGCGCTCCTTGCCGTCGCCTCGCTCGCCACGCTGAGCCTGGTGGCGGCCGCCATCCGCCGGCTCCACGACATGGACCGCTCCGCCTGGCACCTCGTCCTCATTCTGGTGCCCGTCTATAATCTGTACCTCTTTCTTTCCCTGCTCTGCGTGAAGGGCGAGGAAGCGATCAATGGCTACGGCCTGCGCCCCGAGCCGTTGTGACCGTGTGGAATGTGGCCCCGTAAGGTCTCATTTTACACTTTTAACAACTTCCTGAGCTATTATTCTCCGGTTTACCCCTGCATCTTACCGGAGAATACCCCGTGCCGAGTATTTCACGTGCGCTCGTCGTGCTGGTCCTTGCGGCCACCCTGCCCCCGCTCACCGTTCTCGCCCAACCCAGTCCGTCCGATCGGGCGGAGGCGCGCTACGCACCTCCCGTGGCCCAGGCCACCCGCATCGCCACGGCGCCGGCGCTCGACGGCGACGTCCTGAACGACCCCGCCTGGGCGGCGCTCCCCGCGATTGAACGGTTCTGGCAGACCACGCCCGACGAAGGGGATCCGGCGACCGAGCGGACCGTCGTCAAGGTGGCGTTCGACGACCAGTATTTTTATGTCGGCGTGGTGTGCTACCACCAGGATGCGCACCAGATCATCGTTTCGGATGCCCGCCGCGACGGCGACCTCCAGGGCATCGACAGCTTCCAGTTCGTCCTCGATACCTACATGGACACCCAAAACGGCTTCGTTTTCGGGACGAGTCCGGCCGGTATCGAGTACGACGCGCAGATCGCCAATGAAGGCTCCGGCCAGTTCGGCTTCACCGGGCAGCAGGCCGGCTCCATGGGAGGGCTCAATGTGAACTGGGACGGCGCGTGGGATGTGAGCACCGAAATGGGCGACTATGGTTGGAGCGCCGAGTTCGCGATCCCCTTCCGCACGCTCCGCTTCCCGAAAAAAGCCGTGCAGTCGTGGGGCGTCAACTTCCAGCGTACGATCCGCCACAACAACGAGATCGCGTACTGGTCCAAACTCCCGCGCCAGTTCAACCTGTACCGCGTCTCCCGCGCCGGCACGCTCGAAGGGCTCGAAGTCCCCAACCCGCGCAATCTCAAGATCATGCCGTACGTGCTCGGGCAGACCAGCGTGGACCGCATCGGCGACGCCGGCGGCAACATGGGCGACTTCGGCGTGGACGCCAAATACAGCCTGACGCCCAGCATGGCGCTGGACCTCACCTACAACACCGACTTCGCCCAGGTGGAGGTGGACGAGCAGCAGATCAATCTCGACCGCTTCTCGCTCTTCTTCCCTGAAAAAAGACCGTTTTTTCTCGAAAACGCCGGCCTGTTTTCCATCAACTCGGACGGCACGGCGCAGACCGGAAGCGACGTGGAGCTCTTCTTCTCCCGCCGCATCGGCATCGGAAGCGAGGGCGAAACGGTGCCGATCATCGGCGGCGCGAGGATGTCGGGCAGCATCGGGCGCACGAGCGTGGGTTTTCTCAACATGCAGACCGAGGCGCTAGAAGGCGTGACGGAGTCGAACAACTTCGGGGTCGCGCGCGTGGAGCAGAAGCTGAAAAACCGCTCGTCCGTCGG encodes:
- a CDS encoding DUF805 domain-containing protein, translated to MLRELYTIKGRLGREAYLNRYLATAGVLVGTLLAFGFQDALGLGHSALTALLAVASLATLSLVAAAIRRLHDMDRSAWHLVLILVPVYNLYLFLSLLCVKGEEAINGYGLRPEPL
- a CDS encoding class I SAM-dependent methyltransferase, giving the protein MPIATGSISRMCAFLVLAGALWPAGCATQPESDEPDPTAGYYTDGAPQSPEGSGRFYLGREVARSGDTPDVTEWLERPGREAEEFPTRLIQALELAPAEIVADIGAGTGYFTFRMAAQVPEGKVYAVDIQPAMLETIRERMKEEGVTNIETVQGTAMSPNLPAGSVDLALIVVSYHEFSHPREMMEHVVEALKPGGRFVLVEYRGEDPTVPVSAVRRMSEDQAIKEMRAVGLRWRETKDILPQQHFMVFEKPD
- a CDS encoding DUF5916 domain-containing protein, which produces MPSISRALVVLVLAATLPPLTVLAQPSPSDRAEARYAPPVAQATRIATAPALDGDVLNDPAWAALPAIERFWQTTPDEGDPATERTVVKVAFDDQYFYVGVVCYHQDAHQIIVSDARRDGDLQGIDSFQFVLDTYMDTQNGFVFGTSPAGIEYDAQIANEGSGQFGFTGQQAGSMGGLNVNWDGAWDVSTEMGDYGWSAEFAIPFRTLRFPKKAVQSWGVNFQRTIRHNNEIAYWSKLPRQFNLYRVSRAGTLEGLEVPNPRNLKIMPYVLGQTSVDRIGDAGGNMGDFGVDAKYSLTPSMALDLTYNTDFAQVEVDEQQINLDRFSLFFPEKRPFFLENAGLFSINSDGTAQTGSDVELFFSRRIGIGSEGETVPIIGGARMSGSIGRTSVGFLNMQTEALEGVTESNNFGVARVEQKLKNRSSVGFMLVNREGRTSLASGIDNPYNRLLAVDGKVGIGENTEVTAYVARTFSPHLDGAQHAFDVSAQRNTEAFLLTLQYSEVADEFNPEVGFLARQSYRKINGLVFNRIRPDDLLGLLEIRPHVNYRGYWGFTDGFQETGYLHVDSHWEWRSGIEIHTGMNVRKEGVREDFELGGVAVPADTYNWAETQLVFMTNESKKVSLEERVNAGGFFGGSRLSSTTTLRLRIGNRFNSEFALQRNDVSLPAGDFTSNLLRTRLSYAFTPRIFLQSLLQYNDQAEVWSANVRFGWLQSSNTGLFLVFNQASGLDLANDDYLLYGFGDLINRSLTLKYTHLIDVFK
- a CDS encoding glycerol-3-phosphate dehydrogenase/oxidase, with amino-acid sequence MHRDDLISRLTDRSETWDMLIVGGGATGLGAAIESASRGYNTLLVEQHDFAKGTSSRSTKLVHGGVRYLQQGNISLVVEALRERGRLLRNAPHLVHNLPFVVPNYDWWEGPFYGIGLKIYDMLAGKEGFGPSRFLSREETLRRIPTIEPDGLRGGTIYHDGQFDDSRLAITMARTAVDLGAAVLNYVEVTGLIKENDQVKGVRLRDREAGTEHEIRAKVVINATGVFSDGVRRMDDADAAPIIQPSQGVHIVLDRSFLPGDSAIMVPHTDDGRVLFAIPWHERTVIGTTDTPMTDASLEPRPLADELAFLLEHAKRYLTKDPEPSDVLSCFAGLRPLVRSAGEGTTAELSRDHTLQISRSGLVTITGGKWTTYRKMAEDTVDHAAVIAQLEDRPTVTPSLHLHGWHEYSETFGPLAHYGADAPALRTLCKETPEGQGLLHPNLPYQKGEVLWAARHEMARSVEDVLARRTRALLLDARASIACAPDVARLLAGVLHRDERWQQEQVRAYQEMAMGYVHPG